The Solanum lycopersicum chromosome 6, SLM_r2.1 genome has a window encoding:
- the ALD3H1 gene encoding aldehyde dehydrogenase family 3 member H2, protein MDAEAIVKELRGTYGSGKTKSYEWRVSQLKALLKIAENHEKEITDALYSDLSKPELEAFIHEVSMMKTACKLALKELKWWMKPEKVKTSLTSFPSSAEIVPEPLGVVLVISAWNYPFLLSLDPVIGAIAAGNAVVLKPSEIAPATSSVLAKLLGQYMDVSAIRVVEGAVPETTALLEQKWDKIFYTGNGKVGRIVLAAAAKHLTPVVLELGGKSPVVVDSNIDYKIAVRRIIAGKWGCNNGQACISPDYIITTKESVPKLLDAMKQELEKFYGKDPLKSGDLSRIVNANHFQRLSKLLDDNKVVDKVVHGGQRDENNLKISPTILLDVPEDSLIMKEEIFGPLLPIITVNKVEDSIQFIKAREKPLAAYLFTSNKKLEEEFVMNISAGGLLINDTTLQVALSTLPFGGVGESGMGSCHGKFSFDTFSHKKAVLRRSFAGDVPARYPPYTAGKARFLKALLNGDIIGLIRALIGW, encoded by the exons ATGGATGCAGAGGCGATTGTGAAGGAATTGAGAGGGACGTACGGGAGTGGGAAGACGAAGAGTTACGAGTGGAGAGTGTCGCAGTTGAAAGCTTTATTGAAGATTGCTGAGAATCATGAGAAGGAGATTACCGATGCTCTTTATTCTGACCTCTCTAAGCCTGAACTCGAAGCCTTTATTCATGAG GTTTCTATGATGAAAACAGCATGTAAACTTGCATTGAAGGAACTAAAATGGTGGATGAAGCcggaaaaa GTCAAAACTTCATTAACCTCGTTTCCTTCATCAGCTGAAATAGTTCCAGAACCTCTCGGTGTTGTATTGGTCATATCAGCATGGAACTACCCGTTCT TGTTGTCCCTTGATCCAGTGATTGGAGCTATTGCTGCTGGTAATGCTGTAGTTCTGAAACCATCAGAAATAGCCCCAGCTACATCTTCAGTGCTTGCAAAGCTGTTAGGGCAGTATATGGATGTGTCTGCTATCAGAGTTGTAGAAGGGGCAGTACCTGAGACAACTGCATTACTAGAGCAAAAATGGGACAAGATATTTTATACAG GAAATGGAAAAGTTGGACGGATTGTGCTGGCTGCTGCTGCAAAGCACTTGACACCTGTGGTTTTGGAGCTAGGTGGTAAATCTCCAGTTGTGGTGGATTCAAACATCGATTACAAG ATTGCAGTAAGGCGTATTATTGCTGGCAAGTGGGGCTGCAACAATGGACAAGCGTGCATCTCTCCTGATTATATAATTACTACCAAAGAAAGTGTGCCAAAATTG CTAGATGCTATGAAACAGGAATTGGAGAAATTCTATGGAAAGGATCCACTAAAATCAGGAGATCTATCTCGCATTGTGAATGCTAACCACTTTCAACGACTATCAAAGTTACTGGATGATAATAAGGTTGTCGATAAGGTAGTTCATGGAGGTCAGAGAGATGAAAATAATTT AAAGATCTCTCCTACAATTCTTCTGGATGTCCCAGAAGATTCTTTAATCATGAAGGAGGAAATATTTGGTCCTCTACTTCCTATTATCACG GTCAATAAAGTGGAGGATTCTATACAATTCATTAAAGCCAGAGAAAAGCCACTTGCAGCATATCTGTTCACAAGCAACAAGAAACTGGAGGAGGAGTTTGTCATGAATATATCAGCAGGGGGTCTGCTTATCAATGACACCACTTTACAA GTTGCGCTTTCTACTCTTCCATTTGGAGGAGTAGGGGAAAGTGGAATGGGTTCATGTCATGGCAAATTTTCGTTTGATACTTTCAGCCATAAGAAGGCAGTTCTACGTCGCAGTTTTGCTGGGGATGTACCTGCAAGATATCCACCTTATACAGCTGGCAAGGCGCGATTTCTCAAAGCCCTGTTAAATGGTGATATAATCGGGCTCATTCGTGCTTTGATTGGGTGGTAA
- the LOC101263125 gene encoding uncharacterized protein — MADHSKATSHEFCGSFGFGSVCKVCKSFVSILSPKKTHHKPKSNTLQDNHHKVSVKKSGADEDIDDDDEQFTYKLNEGLNKKHQNNEHYYYTSSPKSSPPHSRSSSPSRLSRTISRIFRATSVRNHNHNGGGGPALASTLSRNASSHADLTSHHAAPKSFSRSVSLTSGGAEATSTTLPASFSRSASRKSSTPIMFSSSTGLVKPPPTEKTLECTLDELCFGCVKKMKVTRDAMTDNGLIEEEEVLTIKVKPGWTKGTKITFEGKGNERPGTSAADVIFVIAEKKHPLFKRDGDNVELAVEVPLVKALTGCTISIPLLGGEKMSLTIDDIICPGYEKIIEGQGMPKPKEEGNRGNLIVTFLVAFPTEIAEEQRSDIVSILQDCC; from the exons ATGGCAGATCATTCAAAGGCCACATCTCATGAGTTTTGTGGCAGTTTTGGATTTGGAAGTGTTTGTAAAGTTTGCAAATCTTTTGTCTCCATTTTATCTCCTAAGAAAACACATCATAAGCCTAAATCCAATACCCTCCAAGATAATCATCACAAg GTTAGTGTAAAGAAAAGTGGTGCTGATGAAGacatagatgatgatgatgaacaATTTACATATAAGCTCAATGAAGGACTTAACAAAAAACACCAAAACAATGAACATTACTACTACACAAGTTCTCCGAAATCAAGTCCTCCCCATTCAAGAAGCTCTAGCCCATCTCGACTCTCTAGGACAATTTCTCGAATTTTTCGAGCCACGAGTGTGAGAAATCACAACCATAATGGTGGTGGTGGACCAGCATTAGCGAGCACATTATCGCGTAATGCCAGTAGTCATGCTGACTTAACTAGTCATCATGCAGCTCCAAAATCATTTTCACGGAGCGTGAGCCTAACGAGTGGTGGTGCAGAAGCAACCTCAACAACGTTACCAGCCTCGTTTTCGCGTAGTGCCAGCCGGAAGAGCTCAACTCCGATAATGTTTTCAAGCTCAACTGGATTGGTAAAGCCACCACCAACAGAAAAGACACTTGAATGCACCTTAGATGAGTTGTGCTTTGGGTGTGTGAAGAAGATGAAAGTCACAAGAGATGCAATGACAGATAATGG GTtaatagaagaagaggaagtaCTAACAATCAAAGTGAAGCCAGGATGGACAAAAGGGACAAAGATAACATTTGAAGGCAAGGGTAATGAGAGACCAGGCACTTCAGCAGCAGATGTAATATTCGTGATCGCGGAGAAAAAACACCCTCTATTCAAGAGAGACGGTGACAATGTGGAGTTGGCAGTAGAAGTCCCATTGGTAAAAGCTCTTACAGGTTGTACTATTTCCATACCTTTGTTGGGTGGGGAGAAGATGAGTTTAACGATCGATGATATTATATGTCCTGGTTATGAAAAGATTATAGAAGGACAAGGGATGCCTAAACCTAAAGAGGAAGGGAACAGAGGGAACTTGATTGTCACTTTCTTAGTAGCATTTCCAACTGAAATTGCTGAGGAACAAAGGTCTGATATAGTCAGTATTTTACAAGATTGCTGTTGA